Proteins encoded within one genomic window of Ailuropoda melanoleuca isolate Jingjing chromosome 16, ASM200744v2, whole genome shotgun sequence:
- the LRRN4CL gene encoding LRRN4 C-terminal-like protein isoform X2, protein MLGSPGLLWLLAVTFSLVPTTWPLVPQALKEEEEDETPGPPLPAVLCDYDSCRHLQVPCRELQRAGPKACLCPGLSSPAQPPAPPRLGEVHVVAEDSSAVVHWCAPSSPVHQYWLLLREGSGATQKGPPLNSTVRQAELKGLKPGGVYVVCVVAANGAGESSVPPADPGTSASPRLSSRPCPLRVQSRVPAEAAVAAPWRS, encoded by the exons atgctgggctctCCCGGCCTTCTGTGGCTCCTGGCTGTCACCTTCTCCTTAGTTCCCACAACGTGGCCCTTGGTCCCTCAAGCCCttaaggaagaggaggaagatgagacCCCAGGGCCGCCTCTGCCGGCCGTCCTCTGTGACTACGACAGTTGCCGCCACCTGCAGGTGCCCTGCAGGGAGCTGCAGAGGGCCGGGCCCAAGGCCTGCCTGTGCCCTGGGCTCTCCAGCCCCGCCCAGCCGCCTGCCCCACCGCGCCTGGGAGAAGTGCACGTGGTGGCCGAGGACAGCAGCGCCGTGGTGCACTGGtgtgccccctcctccccagtccaCCAGTACTGGCTGCTGCTCCGGGAAGGCAGTGGGGCTACCCAGAAGGGGCCCCCGCTCAACTCCACGGTCCGCCAAGCAGAACTGAAGGGACTGAAGCCTGGGGGCGTTTATGTCGTTTGCGTGGTGGCTGCTAACGGGGCTGGAGAAAGCAGCGTGCCCCCAGCAG ATCCGGGCACTTCCGCTTCCCCTCGGCTTTCTTCTCGTCCGTGTCCGCTGAGGGTCCAGAGCCGG gtCCCCGCGGAAGCGGCGGTGGCGGCGCCATGGCGGAGCTGA
- the LRRN4CL gene encoding LRRN4 C-terminal-like protein isoform X1: MLGSPGLLWLLAVTFSLVPTTWPLVPQALKEEEEDETPGPPLPAVLCDYDSCRHLQVPCRELQRAGPKACLCPGLSSPAQPPAPPRLGEVHVVAEDSSAVVHWCAPSSPVHQYWLLLREGSGATQKGPPLNSTVRQAELKGLKPGGVYVVCVVAANGAGESSVPPADQQRQITFQLVAPWDPMESLLQSAHGFQGRTTLPPHRRRAAQLGGRLRGREPDAPPVPARAGSGRLGQACVFWLSAAPVHARFHVTQTDPGTSASPRLSSRPCPLRVQSRVPAEAAVAAPWRS; encoded by the exons atgctgggctctCCCGGCCTTCTGTGGCTCCTGGCTGTCACCTTCTCCTTAGTTCCCACAACGTGGCCCTTGGTCCCTCAAGCCCttaaggaagaggaggaagatgagacCCCAGGGCCGCCTCTGCCGGCCGTCCTCTGTGACTACGACAGTTGCCGCCACCTGCAGGTGCCCTGCAGGGAGCTGCAGAGGGCCGGGCCCAAGGCCTGCCTGTGCCCTGGGCTCTCCAGCCCCGCCCAGCCGCCTGCCCCACCGCGCCTGGGAGAAGTGCACGTGGTGGCCGAGGACAGCAGCGCCGTGGTGCACTGGtgtgccccctcctccccagtccaCCAGTACTGGCTGCTGCTCCGGGAAGGCAGTGGGGCTACCCAGAAGGGGCCCCCGCTCAACTCCACGGTCCGCCAAGCAGAACTGAAGGGACTGAAGCCTGGGGGCGTTTATGTCGTTTGCGTGGTGGCTGCTAACGGGGCTGGAGAAAGCAGCGTGCCCCCAGCAG ATCAACAGCGCCAAATAACATTCCAATTGGTTGCGCCCTGGGACCCCATGGAGAGCTTGCTACAATCCGCCCACGGGTTTCAGGGCCGCACCACCCTTCCTCCACACCGCCGCCGGGCGGCCCAGCTCGGGGGTCGCCTGCGGGGCCGCGAACCCGACGCGCCACCCGTCCCCGCCCGCGCCGGGTCCGGGCGGCTGGGCCAGGCCTGTGTTTTCTGGCTCTCGGCGGCACCCGTCCACGCCCGCTTCCACGTGACCCAAACAGATCCGGGCACTTCCGCTTCCCCTCGGCTTTCTTCTCGTCCGTGTCCGCTGAGGGTCCAGAGCCGG gtCCCCGCGGAAGCGGCGGTGGCGGCGCCATGGCGGAGCTGA